A window of Clostridium sp. Marseille-P299 contains these coding sequences:
- a CDS encoding cellulose binding domain-containing protein — MFNGNTASSTNGIAPRIKLYNNGDTIVKLSDVKLRYYYTIDGEIEQNFWCDWSTIGSSNVTGKFVKMDNAKTGADYYLEVGFANGAGNLEVGQSIEVQVRFSKSNWTNYTQTGDYSFNSTNNNYVDWAKITGYLGDKLEWGMEPQ; from the coding sequence ATGTTTAATGGAAACACCGCTTCTTCTACAAATGGCATAGCACCACGAATCAAATTATACAATAATGGTGATACCATTGTAAAGCTTTCAGATGTTAAATTAAGGTATTATTATACAATAGATGGAGAAATAGAACAAAATTTCTGGTGTGATTGGTCGACAATTGGAAGTAGCAACGTTACTGGGAAATTCGTGAAGATGGATAACGCTAAAACGGGTGCGGATTATTATCTGGAAGTTGGATTTGCCAATGGTGCAGGAAATCTAGAAGTAGGACAATCCATAGAAGTTCAAGTACGTTTCTCAAAGAGCAACTGGACAAATTACACACAAACAGGAGATTATTCGTTTAACTCAACGAATAACAACTATGTCGATTGGGCGAAAATCACAGGATATTTAGGTGATAAACTTGAATGGGGTATGGAACCTCAATAA
- a CDS encoding GDSL-type esterase/lipase family protein, protein MNLVSQFIGNEERFISPDHNSLQYTGRIDFDNKLAPILVYPCSSIGLKFKGTTLKLIVQNHHSCWDNYLGFILDGKQEKILLKNDGIECLTLAKGLQDKEHNLLLFKRMDSCHMITFHGFILNDDARVLKLPKLPERKIEVYGDSVSAGEVSEAVSYTGCVDPVHNGEYSNSWYSYAWMAARKLNARIHNIAQGGIALREKTGWFGAPNYIGMEQTFDKIEYHPDLGKIKKCDFSNYRPHVVIIAIGQNDSHPMDYMKEDYDSTLSKEWREHYKQFVLEIRKQYEQALIILATTILYHDSDWDKSIASVCKDINDEKIVHFMYTRNGSGTPGHIRISEADEMSDELVRYINTFGEEIWEDY, encoded by the coding sequence ATGAATTTAGTTAGCCAGTTTATTGGGAATGAGGAAAGATTTATATCTCCTGATCATAATTCTTTACAGTATACCGGTAGAATTGATTTTGATAACAAGTTAGCACCTATCTTAGTCTATCCTTGCAGTAGCATTGGTCTCAAATTTAAAGGGACTACTTTAAAGCTTATTGTTCAAAATCATCATAGCTGTTGGGATAATTACCTTGGATTTATCTTGGATGGTAAACAAGAAAAAATTTTATTAAAAAATGACGGAATTGAATGTCTAACATTAGCAAAAGGCTTACAAGATAAGGAACATAACTTATTGTTATTTAAAAGAATGGATTCTTGTCATATGATAACATTTCATGGCTTTATTTTAAATGATGATGCCAGAGTACTAAAATTACCAAAATTGCCAGAAAGAAAAATTGAAGTATATGGGGACTCTGTTTCTGCGGGTGAGGTTTCTGAGGCTGTTTCATATACTGGATGCGTGGATCCAGTGCATAATGGTGAATACTCAAATAGCTGGTATTCCTATGCCTGGATGGCTGCAAGAAAGTTAAATGCTAGAATACATAATATAGCCCAAGGAGGCATTGCACTTCGGGAGAAAACGGGTTGGTTTGGAGCACCGAATTATATTGGCATGGAGCAAACCTTTGATAAAATTGAATACCATCCGGATTTAGGTAAGATAAAGAAATGCGATTTTTCAAATTATAGGCCTCATGTAGTAATCATTGCAATCGGTCAAAATGACAGTCATCCAATGGATTACATGAAAGAAGATTATGATTCGACGTTATCAAAAGAGTGGAGAGAACATTATAAACAATTTGTACTTGAAATCAGAAAGCAGTATGAGCAGGCACTTATTATATTAGCAACGACGATTTTATACCACGATTCCGATTGGGATAAATCAATTGCTAGTGTTTGCAAAGATATCAATGATGAAAAAATTGTACATTTTATGTATACGAGAAATGGTAGTGGAACCCCAGGTCATATCCGCATTTCAGAAGCGGATGAGATGTCGGATGAATTAGTTAGGTATATTAATACCTTTGGAGAAGAAATTTGGGAAGATTATTAA